The proteins below come from a single Orcinus orca chromosome 6, mOrcOrc1.1, whole genome shotgun sequence genomic window:
- the TRIM32 gene encoding E3 ubiquitin-protein ligase TRIM32, whose translation MAAAAASHLNLDALREVLECPICMESFTEEQLRPKLLHCGHTICRQCLEKLLASSINGVRCPFCSKITRITSLTQLTDNLTVLKIIDTAGLSEAMGLLMCRSCGRRLPRQFCRSCSVVLCEPCREADHQPPGHCTLPVKEAAEERRRDFGEKLARLRELMGELQRRKVALEGVSKDLQARYKAVLQEYGHEERRVQEELARSRKFFTGSLAEVEKSNSQVVEEQSYLLNVAEVQAVSRCDYFLAKIKQADVALLEETADEEEPALTASLPRELTLQDVELLKVGHVGPLQIGQAARKPRTVNMEDSWATEAAASAASSSVTFREMDMSPEEVAASPRASPAKQRGSDTAASIQQCLFLKKMGAKGSTPGMFNLPVSLYVTSQGEVLVADRGNYRIQVFTRKGFLKEIRRSPSGIDSFVLSFLGADLPNLTPLSVAMNCHGLIGVTDSYDNSLKVYTLDGHCVACHRSQLSKPWGITALPSGQFVVTDVEGGKLWCFTVDRGAGVVKYSCLCSAVRPKFVTCDAEGTVYFTQGLGLNLENRQNEHHLEGGFSIGSVGPDGQLGRQISHFFSENEDFRCIAGMCVDARGDLIVADSSRKEILHFPKGGGYSVLIREGLTCPVGIALTPKGQLLVLDCWDHCIKVYSYHLRRYSTP comes from the coding sequence atggctgcagcagcagcttctCACCTGAACCTGGATGCCCTGCGGGAAGTGCTGGAATGCCCCATCTGCATGGAGTCCTtcacagaggagcagctgcggcccAAGCTCCTGCACTGTGGCCATACCATCTGCCGCCAGTGCCTGGAGAAGCTACTGGCCAGTAGCATCAATGGTGTCCGCTGTCCCTTTTGCAGCAAGATTACCCGCATAACCAGCCTGACCCAGCTGACGGACAACCTGACGGTGCTGAAGATCATTGACACGGCTGGGCTCAGTGAGGCCATGGGGCTGCTCATGTGCCGGTCGTGCGGGCGGCGGCTGCCCCGGCAGTTCTGCCGAAGCTGCAGCGTGGTGCTGTGTGAGCCCTGCCGGGAGGCGGACCACCAGCCTCCTGGCCACTGTACACTCCCTGTCAAAGAAGCAGCTGAGGAGCGGCGTCGGGACTTTGGAGAGAAGTTGGCCCGTCTGCGGGAGCTTATGGGGGAGCTGCAGCGCCGGAAGGTAGCCTTGGAAGGAGTCTCCAAGGACCTTCAGGCGAGGTATAAAGCAGTCCTCCAGGAGTACGGGCACGAAGAGCGCAGGGTCCAGGAGGAGCTGGCTCGCTCCCGGAAGTTCTTCACGGGCTCGTTGGCCGAGGTTGAGAAGTCTAACAGCCAGGTGGTAGAGGAGCAGAGTTACCTGCTCAATGTCGCCGAGGTGCAGGCCGTGTCTCGCTGTGACTACTTCTTGGCCAAGATCAAGCAGGCAGACGTAGCACTACTGGAAGAGACAGCCGACGAGGAGGAGCCAGCGCTCACTGCCAGCCTGCCCCGGGAGCTCACCCTGCAGGACGTGGAGCTCCTCAAGGTCGGCCACGTCGGCCCCCTCCAAATCGGGCAGGCGGCTAGGAAGCCCCGGACAGTCAACATGGAAGACTCCTGGGCCACGGAGGCTGCAGCCTCTGCTGCCTCTTCCTCCGTTACATTTAGAGAGATGGACATGAGCCCTGAGGAAGTGGCTGCTAGCCCTAGGGCCTCGCCTGCTAAGCAGCGGGGCTCTGACACAGCCGCCAGCATCCAGCAGTGCCTCTTTCTCAAGAAGATGGGGGCCAAAGGCAGCACTCCAGGCATGTTCAACCTCCCAGTCAGTCTCTACGTGACCAGTCAAGGCGAAGTGCTGGTTGCTGACCGTGGCAACTACCGTATACAAGTCTTTACCCGCAAAGGCTTTTTGAAGGAGATCCGCCGCAGCCCCAGTGGCATTGATAGCTTTGTTCTGAGCTTCCTTGGGGCTGACTTGCCCAATCTCACTCCTCTCTCAGTTGCCATGAACTGCCATGGGCTGATTGGTGTGACTGACAGCTATGACAACTCCCTCAAGGTATACACCTTGGATGGCCACTGCGTGGCCTGTCACAGGAGCCAGCTGAGCAAACCCTGGGGCATCACAGCCCTTCCATCTGGCCAATTTGTGGTAACTGATGTGGAAGGTGGAAAGCTCTGGTGCTTCACTGTTGACCGAGGAGCAGGGGTGGTCAAATACAGCTGCCTCTGCAGTGCTGTGCGGCCCAAGTTTGTCACCTGTGACGCTGAAGGCACTGTCTACTTCACCCAGGGCTTGGGCCTCAATCTGGAGAATCGGCAGAATGAGCACCACCTGGAGGGTGGCTTCTCCATTGGCTCTGTGGGCCCCGACGGGCAGCTGGGTCGCCAGATTAGCCACTTCTTCTCGGAGAACGAGGATTTCCGCTGCATTGCTGGCATGTGTGTGGATGCCCGTGGTGATCTCATTGTGGCTGACAGTAGTCGCAAAGAAATTCTCCACTTTCCTAAGGGTGGCGGCTATAGCGTCCTTATTCGAGAGGGGCTCACCTGTCCAGTGGGCATCGCCCTCACACCTAAGGGGCAGCTGCTGGTCTTGGACTGTTGGGATCATTGCATCAAGGTTTACAGCTACCATCTGAGAAGATATTCTACCCCTTAG